In Anaerostipes hadrus ATCC 29173 = JCM 17467, a single genomic region encodes these proteins:
- a CDS encoding DUF134 domain-containing protein, whose amino-acid sequence MARPTRCRRICMEPAYDSFFPDGFLTGEEVIMTLDEYETIRLIDLEEYTQHECAKQMNISRTTTAEIYKSARYKMADSVVNGKKLLITGGNYQFCDGTTCPFCKKHCNRAANSVRQSKILKKEGKKMRIAVTYEDGKIYQHFGHTSQFKLYDIEDGKITSTQIVETNGQGHGALSGFLSQGEVDVLICGGIGGGAQIALAEAEIKLYGGVSGDADEAVNAYLEGKLDFNPNVQCSHHAHEHSCGGHQCGEDKHGCSGN is encoded by the coding sequence ATGGCAAGACCAACAAGATGTAGAAGAATATGTATGGAACCAGCTTATGATAGTTTTTTTCCAGATGGATTTTTGACAGGGGAAGAAGTTATCATGACATTAGATGAATACGAAACGATACGTCTGATCGATCTTGAAGAATATACACAGCATGAATGTGCAAAACAGATGAATATTTCCAGGACAACCACAGCAGAGATTTATAAAAGCGCAAGATACAAGATGGCAGACAGCGTTGTGAATGGAAAGAAGCTTCTGATCACAGGAGGAAATTATCAGTTTTGCGATGGCACGACATGTCCTTTTTGTAAAAAACACTGCAATAGAGCAGCAAATTCCGTCAGACAATCAAAGATTTTAAAAAAGGAAGGTAAGAAAATGAGAATTGCAGTAACATACGAAGATGGAAAGATTTATCAGCATTTTGGACATACAAGTCAGTTTAAACTTTATGATATTGAAGATGGTAAGATTACATCTACACAGATTGTTGAAACGAATGGACAAGGACATGGAGCCTTATCAGGTTTCTTATCACAAGGTGAAGTGGATGTATTGATCTGTGGCGGAATCGGTGGTGGAGCACAAATTGCATTAGCAGAAGCTGAAATTAAATTATATGGTGGCGTATCAGGAGATGCCGATGAAGCTGTGAATGCATATTTAGAGGGAAAACTAGATTTCAATCCTAATGTACAATGTTCTCATCATGCACATGAACATTCTTGTGGAGGACATCAATGTGGAGAAGATAAGCATGGATGTTCAGGAAATTAG
- a CDS encoding damage-control phosphatase ARMT1 family protein → MIANSRCIACNLSKKEEKIRKHSDEKKKKEFIQKVTGILYKYGDIESTPMLDKRIQDIYNEYYEEETDYVALKHKYNQYMLEREDEIKEHLKEAKNIKDYIKYVCVGNYIDFGVTGNIDDQMLDDLLKKVDSLNIPEQEIKYLEEELKQAKTLLYITDNCGEIVLDKIFIEELKKRYGNLEITVMVRGGLAINDATIEDAQEIGLTKIVPVISNGAAIAGTVKEQLSKEARKQLDSADVIIAKGMGNFESMYQEGINPYYLFLCKCDLFTRRFGVKLFDPIFCKEERLDIK, encoded by the coding sequence ATGATTGCGAATTCAAGATGTATTGCATGTAATCTTTCGAAAAAAGAAGAAAAAATTCGAAAACATTCAGATGAAAAAAAGAAAAAGGAATTTATTCAGAAAGTTACAGGGATTTTATATAAATATGGGGATATAGAATCAACGCCAATGTTGGATAAAAGAATTCAGGACATTTATAATGAATATTATGAAGAGGAAACGGATTATGTAGCATTAAAACATAAATATAATCAATATATGTTGGAAAGAGAAGACGAGATCAAAGAGCATTTGAAGGAAGCAAAGAATATAAAAGATTATATTAAATATGTATGTGTTGGAAATTATATAGATTTTGGTGTCACTGGAAATATAGATGATCAGATGTTAGATGATTTATTGAAGAAAGTTGATAGTCTAAATATACCTGAACAAGAAATTAAATATCTGGAAGAAGAATTAAAACAAGCAAAAACGCTTTTGTATATCACAGATAATTGTGGTGAAATCGTTCTTGATAAGATTTTTATTGAGGAATTAAAAAAACGTTATGGAAATCTTGAAATCACAGTTATGGTAAGAGGTGGTCTGGCAATTAATGATGCAACGATAGAAGATGCGCAAGAAATAGGTCTTACAAAGATTGTTCCAGTTATCAGTAATGGAGCTGCAATTGCTGGAACGGTTAAAGAACAGTTAAGCAAAGAAGCGAGAAAACAGTTAGACAGTGCAGATGTGATCATAGCCAAAGGCATGGGCAATTTTGAATCTATGTATCAGGAAGGAATCAACCCATATTATTTATTCCTATGCAAATGTGATTTGTTCACACGGAGATTTGGGGTCAAGTTGTTTGATCCTATATTCTGCAAAGAAGAACGATTAGATATAAAGTAA
- a CDS encoding alpha/beta family hydrolase, translating into MGKRLAVIFPGIGYHCDKPILYYSRKLAKEQEYKEIISLEYSYTEKNIRGNEKRMKEVFDVLYQQAEKLLETIDFSKYENVLFISKSVGTVISSAYAQKHKIRCKQILYTPLEQTYKFEHPDAIAFLGTSDLWSNTANVKMLSNEQNVPIYMYKKADHSLETGDIIKDIEILEDVMKRTKKYL; encoded by the coding sequence ATGGGAAAAAGATTAGCAGTAATATTTCCAGGAATAGGATACCATTGCGATAAACCAATTTTATATTATTCTAGAAAGTTAGCGAAAGAGCAAGAATATAAAGAAATCATCTCATTAGAGTATTCTTACACTGAAAAAAATATTCGAGGAAATGAGAAAAGAATGAAGGAAGTATTTGATGTTTTATATCAACAGGCAGAAAAACTATTAGAAACAATTGACTTTTCAAAATATGAAAACGTATTATTTATTTCAAAAAGTGTAGGTACTGTTATATCATCTGCATATGCACAGAAGCATAAGATTCGGTGCAAGCAGATCTTATATACGCCATTAGAGCAAACATATAAATTTGAACATCCAGATGCAATCGCATTTCTTGGAACTTCCGATCTATGGAGTAATACAGCAAATGTAAAAATGCTTTCAAATGAGCAGAATGTACCAATATACATGTATAAGAAAGCAGATCATTCACTAGAGACAGGAGATATTATAAAGGATATAGAGATTTTAGAAGATGTTATGAAAAGAACAAAGAAATATTTGTGA
- a CDS encoding EFR1 family ferrodoxin (N-terminal region resembles flavodoxins. C-terminal ferrodoxin region binds two 4Fe-4S clusters.) encodes MSLYEIYFSPTGGTKKVADIMIKAMKKDAQEIDMIKDPDKILQTEFSEDDICLIAVPSYGGRIPSVTVDKFQKLQAKGTKAILVAVFGNRAIDDTLVEMQDILENAGFVCVVGVEAVAEHSLMHQFGTGRPDQQDEKELIRFSEQIMKKIETKMECMKVELPGNHNYREYNGVPLKPVANGKCTSCGICAKECPAGAISKDDPKVTDKEKCISCMHCVAVCPQKARHCNKVMELIASKKMKKSCSGRKENKLYL; translated from the coding sequence ATGAGTTTATATGAAATTTATTTTAGTCCTACAGGTGGAACAAAAAAAGTAGCAGACATTATGATCAAAGCAATGAAAAAAGATGCACAAGAGATTGATATGATCAAAGATCCAGATAAAATACTACAGACAGAATTTTCGGAAGATGATATCTGCCTGATCGCAGTTCCTTCTTATGGAGGTAGAATTCCATCTGTGACAGTTGATAAATTTCAAAAATTACAAGCGAAAGGGACAAAAGCAATATTGGTTGCTGTATTCGGAAACAGAGCGATTGATGATACATTAGTTGAAATGCAAGATATTTTAGAAAATGCAGGATTTGTTTGTGTAGTAGGAGTTGAGGCAGTAGCAGAACATTCTCTGATGCATCAGTTTGGAACTGGACGGCCAGATCAACAGGATGAGAAAGAATTGATTAGATTTTCAGAACAGATCATGAAAAAAATAGAAACAAAAATGGAGTGTATGAAGGTAGAACTACCAGGAAATCACAATTATAGAGAATATAATGGTGTACCTTTAAAACCTGTTGCAAATGGCAAATGTACTTCCTGTGGAATTTGTGCAAAAGAATGTCCAGCAGGAGCGATTTCAAAAGATGATCCAAAAGTAACAGATAAAGAGAAATGTATTTCCTGTATGCATTGTGTAGCAGTTTGTCCTCAAAAAGCAAGACATTGTAATAAAGTAATGGAATTGATCGCGAGTAAAAAAATGAAAAAAAGCTGTTCAGGGAGAAAAGAAAATAAGTTGTATTTATAA